The Flaviramulus sp. BrNp1-15 genome has a window encoding:
- a CDS encoding heparan-alpha-glucosaminide N-acetyltransferase domain-containing protein, whose protein sequence is MQPTRLFFIDAVRAFAILMMLQGHFIDTLLNPIYRDKTNTIYNIWTYFRGITAPVFFTISGLVFAYLLLRSYAKGDDKIRIKKGLFRGLLLLVIGYSLRINLVSWFSGYFNPYILVIDVLQCIGLSIIMLVLLHMIFKKQSYFFSIVLFIIGSLIFVTEPLYRNLTLEHIPKFIANYMTKANGSVFTILPWFGYSAFGAFLSTVFFRHAHKSHFQLTTIITFFVAGSLLLYQSSWFLIKLYHITSIEVFEMSANYNYLFTRLGNVLILFGVFYTFERFLKQSLIVNIGKKTLSIYVIHFILLYGSFTGYGLKRYFSKSLEPSEAIWGAAFFMIVVCFISFHYAKTNTFVYDIIRKITDRIKNYRQGL, encoded by the coding sequence TTGCAACCCACACGTTTATTCTTTATTGATGCTGTAAGAGCATTTGCTATTTTAATGATGTTACAAGGGCATTTTATAGATACCTTATTAAACCCTATTTACAGAGACAAAACAAACACAATTTATAATATCTGGACATACTTTAGAGGTATAACTGCTCCTGTATTCTTTACTATTTCTGGACTTGTATTTGCCTACTTACTTTTGCGATCCTATGCCAAAGGAGATGATAAAATAAGAATAAAAAAAGGGCTATTTAGAGGACTACTTTTACTTGTTATAGGCTATAGTCTTCGAATTAATCTGGTGAGTTGGTTCAGTGGTTATTTCAACCCTTACATTCTTGTAATCGACGTATTGCAATGTATTGGTTTGTCTATAATAATGTTGGTACTACTCCATATGATTTTCAAAAAACAGAGCTATTTTTTTTCGATAGTTCTTTTTATTATAGGTAGCTTAATTTTTGTAACCGAACCACTCTACAGAAATTTAACTTTAGAGCATATTCCAAAGTTTATTGCTAATTATATGACCAAAGCCAATGGTTCTGTATTTACAATTCTGCCATGGTTTGGGTATTCGGCTTTTGGTGCATTTTTATCTACTGTTTTCTTTAGACATGCACATAAAAGTCACTTTCAATTAACTACTATAATAACGTTTTTTGTTGCTGGTAGTTTATTATTATATCAGTCTTCGTGGTTTCTTATAAAATTATATCACATCACAAGTATTGAAGTATTTGAAATGAGTGCTAATTACAATTACTTATTTACCAGACTGGGCAATGTGCTTATTTTATTTGGTGTATTTTATACGTTTGAACGATTTTTAAAACAGTCCTTAATTGTTAATATTGGAAAAAAGACGCTTTCCATTTATGTAATACACTTTATTTTACTCTACGGAAGTTTTACAGGTTATGGTTTAAAACGCTATTTCAGTAAATCGTTAGAACCTAGTGAAGCAATTTGGGGAGCAGCTTTTTTTATGATTGTGGTTTGCTTTATATCATTTCATTATGCAAAAACCAACACTTTTGTTTATGATATAATTCGAAAAATAACAGATAGGATAAAAAATTACCGTCAAGGTTTATAA
- a CDS encoding phosphoribosylaminoimidazolesuccinocarboxamide synthase has translation MSNTIIDTNFKFPGQKSVYKGKVREVYNINDEQLVMVATDRLSAFDVVMPKGIPYKGQILNQIATKMMKATEDLVPNWLTATPDPNVAVGHLCEPFKVEMVIRGYMSGHAAREYKAGKRMLCGVPMPEGMKENDKFPKPIITPATKAEMGNHDEDISRENILKRGIVSEADYLILEDYTRKLFQRGSEIAASRGLILVDTKYEFGKTKDGKIVLIDEIHTPDSSRYFYADGYEERQDKAEPQKQLSKEFVRQWLISNNFQGLEGQTVPFMSDEYIETVSERYIELYENITGETFVKGDVSNIQKRIENNVLEYLKN, from the coding sequence ATGAGTAATACTATAATTGATACAAATTTTAAGTTTCCAGGGCAGAAAAGTGTTTATAAAGGGAAAGTTAGAGAAGTATATAATATTAACGATGAGCAATTGGTTATGGTGGCAACCGATAGGTTATCGGCGTTTGATGTTGTTATGCCAAAAGGTATTCCTTACAAAGGGCAAATATTAAACCAGATAGCTACCAAAATGATGAAAGCTACTGAAGATTTAGTTCCAAATTGGTTAACTGCCACACCAGACCCTAATGTTGCTGTGGGGCATTTGTGTGAACCATTTAAAGTAGAAATGGTAATTCGTGGTTACATGTCTGGTCATGCAGCTCGTGAGTACAAAGCAGGTAAAAGAATGTTATGTGGTGTGCCTATGCCAGAAGGGATGAAGGAAAACGATAAGTTTCCTAAACCTATTATAACACCTGCAACCAAAGCTGAAATGGGTAATCATGATGAAGATATTTCTCGTGAGAATATTTTAAAACGCGGTATTGTAAGTGAGGCAGATTATTTGATTTTAGAAGATTATACACGTAAATTATTTCAGAGAGGTAGTGAAATTGCGGCTTCTCGCGGACTTATTTTAGTGGATACTAAATATGAATTTGGTAAAACTAAAGATGGTAAAATTGTATTAATTGACGAGATTCATACACCAGATTCATCACGTTATTTTTATGCAGATGGCTATGAGGAACGCCAAGATAAAGCTGAACCGCAAAAACAACTTTCTAAGGAGTTTGTACGCCAATGGTTAATTTCTAATAATTTTCAAGGTTTAGAAGGGCAAACCGTGCCTTTTATGAGTGATGAGTACATAGAAACTGTTAGCGAGCGTTATATAGAACTTTACGAAAATATAACTGGAGAAACTTTTGTAAAAGGTGATGTAAGTAATATACAAAAGCGTATAGAGAATAATGTATTGGAGTATTTAAAAAACTAA
- a CDS encoding helix-turn-helix domain-containing protein, translating to MTVDLCPNCGSDQYIKSGIVNDRQRYKCKKCNYFFSVNKMGKKIDDYYVNKSLQLYLEGLTYREIERILGISHVSIMNWVKKYNIKRPYNSNYHPTYKILNATELGSYFSNAENINGAGVLVTELGDKFMLIKWERFKD from the coding sequence ATGACAGTAGATTTATGCCCAAACTGTGGATCGGACCAATACATTAAAAGTGGAATTGTCAATGATAGGCAGCGCTATAAGTGTAAAAAATGTAATTATTTTTTCTCTGTTAATAAGATGGGAAAGAAAATAGATGATTATTATGTTAACAAATCGCTGCAATTATACTTAGAAGGATTAACCTATCGTGAGATAGAGCGTATTTTAGGAATCTCTCATGTTAGTATCATGAATTGGGTTAAAAAATATAACATCAAACGTCCTTATAATTCAAATTATCATCCAACGTATAAGATTTTAAATGCTACAGAGTTAGGAAGCTATTTTAGTAATGCTGAAAATATCAATGGAGCAGGTGTGCTTGTTACGGAGTTGGGGGATAAATTCATGTTGATTAAATGGGAGCGTTTTAAAGATTAG
- a CDS encoding PhoH family protein, protein MNEIIIELEEISPKEFFGAQNANIELLKKYFPKLKIVARGNKVKAFGDEELLEEFDRRISMLLKHFGKYNKLDENVIERVLTSQSSDDYNTSKQSGEVIVHGVGGKLIKAQTANQRKLVESMRQNDMVFAIGPAGTGKTYTGVALAVQALKNKEVKRIILTRPAVEAGENLGFLPGDLKEKLDPYMQPLYDALRDMIAPEKLAHYIENGTIQIAPLAFMRGRTLDNAFVILDEGQNTTHAQMKMFLTRMGKNAKFLLTGDPGQIDLPRRTISGLKEALLILKNVEGVGMIFLDDKDVIRHKLVKKVIAAYKSIENRE, encoded by the coding sequence TTGAACGAAATCATTATTGAACTTGAAGAGATTTCTCCAAAAGAATTTTTTGGAGCACAAAATGCAAATATAGAACTCTTAAAAAAGTACTTTCCAAAGCTAAAAATTGTAGCGAGAGGAAATAAAGTTAAAGCTTTTGGAGATGAAGAATTACTAGAAGAATTTGATCGCCGAATATCTATGCTTTTAAAGCATTTTGGTAAGTATAATAAACTAGATGAAAATGTTATAGAACGTGTTTTAACTAGTCAAAGTAGTGATGATTACAATACGTCTAAGCAAAGCGGAGAAGTTATTGTTCATGGTGTAGGCGGAAAACTTATAAAAGCGCAAACTGCAAATCAGCGTAAGTTGGTAGAAAGCATGAGACAAAATGATATGGTTTTTGCTATAGGTCCTGCAGGAACCGGTAAAACCTATACTGGTGTAGCATTGGCTGTACAAGCTTTAAAAAACAAAGAAGTAAAACGTATTATTTTAACTCGACCAGCAGTTGAGGCAGGCGAAAATTTAGGTTTTTTACCTGGAGATTTAAAAGAAAAGTTAGATCCTTACATGCAACCGCTTTATGATGCGTTGCGAGATATGATTGCTCCAGAAAAATTGGCACATTACATAGAAAATGGTACCATACAAATTGCACCATTGGCTTTTATGCGTGGACGTACACTAGACAATGCCTTTGTAATTTTAGATGAAGGACAAAATACAACACATGCGCAAATGAAAATGTTTTTAACGCGTATGGGGAAAAATGCAAAATTCTTATTAACAGGAGATCCAGGGCAAATTGATTTACCAAGACGAACTATTTCTGGGTTAAAAGAAGCGTTGCTAATTTTAAAGAATGTTGAAGGTGTTGGTATGATATTTTTAGACGATAAAGATGTAATAAGGCATAAACTGGTTAAAAAAGTAATAGCAGCCTATAAAAGTATTGAAAACAGAGAGTAA
- a CDS encoding AraC family transcriptional regulator, with protein MSKCINREITQLRPDDSFFVIKKIKHEFDFPIHFHPEFEINFIRNGKGIRRIVGNSIEEMDDVELTLIGSNLEHGWETYHCQSKEINEITILFHEWLFNDKLFTLKTFKPIKDLLDKAKEGVNFSKEIALKLLPKLEAITNQNKVSSFTELLLILEELALTKDFKLLSESDHEVSKYENSKKLKKVHDFVHKNYCNKISLTEISNLVNMSNSSFNRFIKDRTGKTFISYINDVRLIYASKFLIDSDFSISEICYKCGYNNIANFNRVFKKCKNKTPSEYRNTYRNIRKFTPDLQVHG; from the coding sequence ATGAGTAAATGTATTAATAGAGAAATTACACAATTAAGACCTGACGATTCTTTTTTTGTTATTAAAAAGATAAAGCATGAATTTGATTTCCCTATTCATTTTCATCCAGAATTTGAAATTAATTTTATTCGGAATGGAAAAGGTATTCGAAGAATTGTTGGTAATAGTATTGAGGAAATGGACGATGTTGAATTAACTTTAATTGGATCTAATTTAGAACATGGTTGGGAAACATATCACTGTCAGAGCAAAGAAATAAATGAAATAACAATATTATTTCATGAGTGGTTGTTTAACGATAAATTGTTCACTTTAAAAACATTTAAGCCAATAAAAGATTTACTTGATAAGGCAAAAGAAGGTGTTAATTTCTCAAAAGAAATAGCCTTAAAACTATTACCAAAATTAGAAGCTATTACAAATCAAAATAAGGTAAGTAGTTTTACAGAATTACTTTTAATTTTAGAAGAATTAGCACTTACAAAAGATTTTAAATTACTTTCTGAAAGTGACCACGAGGTGAGCAAATATGAAAATAGCAAAAAACTAAAAAAAGTTCATGATTTTGTTCATAAAAATTATTGCAATAAAATATCCCTAACTGAAATTTCGAATCTTGTAAATATGAGTAATAGTTCTTTTAACAGATTTATTAAAGACAGAACAGGAAAAACTTTTATTAGTTATATTAATGATGTTAGGCTTATTTATGCTTCAAAATTTTTAATTGATAGCGATTTCTCTATTAGTGAAATATGTTATAAATGTGGATACAATAATATAGCTAATTTCAATAGAGTTTTTAAAAAATGTAAAAATAAAACCCCAAGTGAATATAGAAATACTTATAGAAACATTAGAAAATTCACACCAGACTTACAAGTGCATGGTTAA
- a CDS encoding sodium:alanine symporter family protein has translation MSELIKSFSDYAWGLPLVILLIGGGLYLLLLSRFLPFRFLGHAIQVLRGKYDDPNDPGQISHFKALTTALSSTIGMGNIAGVAVAISVGGPGAMFWMWVSAIVGMSTKFFTCTLAVMYRGKDSAGELQGGPMYFITEGLGKSWKPLAVMFSLFGMIGALPVVNVNQLTQAINDIVLIPNGVEVGLKSNLILAFILVVVTSVIILGGLKRISNAASKMVPSMVLLYFVLILFILISNYEVLPKYFVMIFTDAFAAENFKGEPFYGGVLGALILLGIRRGAFSNEAGIGTAPMAHGAAKTNEPIREGLVAMLGPAIDTLVICTLTALAILVTGVWETTTDNGVSLTASAFSDAMPIYGKYLLMVCILIFSVSSLFSYAYYGTKCLSFLIGADKKHFYNYIYILSIILAATTPFSMMLNLIDGVFALMAIPTMLATIIMAPRVVKEIKLYKNRIKLK, from the coding sequence ATGAGTGAACTTATAAAGTCCTTTTCAGATTATGCATGGGGATTACCATTAGTAATTTTACTTATAGGAGGTGGTTTATATCTGTTACTACTTTCAAGATTTTTGCCATTTCGTTTTTTAGGTCATGCTATTCAAGTTTTAAGAGGTAAGTATGACGATCCTAATGATCCTGGGCAAATAAGTCATTTTAAGGCTTTAACAACAGCTTTGTCCTCAACTATTGGAATGGGAAATATTGCTGGTGTTGCAGTGGCTATTTCAGTTGGGGGCCCTGGAGCTATGTTTTGGATGTGGGTTAGTGCTATTGTTGGTATGTCTACAAAATTTTTCACTTGCACTTTAGCAGTTATGTATAGAGGTAAAGATAGTGCGGGTGAGCTACAAGGTGGTCCTATGTATTTTATTACTGAAGGTTTAGGGAAATCATGGAAACCACTTGCTGTAATGTTCAGTTTATTTGGAATGATTGGGGCGCTTCCAGTTGTTAATGTTAATCAATTAACACAAGCCATTAACGATATTGTTTTAATTCCTAATGGAGTAGAAGTAGGGTTGAAATCTAATCTTATTTTAGCTTTTATATTGGTTGTGGTAACATCTGTTATAATTCTAGGAGGATTAAAACGCATTAGTAATGCCGCTTCAAAAATGGTTCCCTCAATGGTATTATTATACTTTGTTTTGATATTGTTTATTTTAATATCTAATTACGAAGTCCTCCCTAAGTATTTTGTTATGATTTTTACTGATGCTTTTGCTGCTGAAAATTTTAAAGGAGAACCATTTTATGGTGGGGTTTTAGGAGCTTTAATTTTGTTGGGTATTAGAAGAGGTGCGTTTTCAAACGAAGCGGGTATTGGTACTGCGCCTATGGCGCACGGTGCAGCAAAAACAAATGAGCCTATTAGGGAAGGATTAGTAGCTATGCTTGGTCCAGCTATTGATACCTTGGTAATTTGTACACTTACCGCTCTAGCTATTTTAGTTACAGGTGTTTGGGAAACCACCACAGATAATGGTGTGAGTTTAACAGCTTCAGCATTTAGCGATGCTATGCCAATTTATGGAAAGTATCTGTTAATGGTTTGCATTTTAATTTTTAGTGTGTCTTCATTATTTTCATACGCTTATTATGGTACTAAATGCTTATCGTTTTTAATTGGAGCAGATAAAAAACATTTTTACAATTATATTTACATATTAAGTATCATATTAGCAGCAACAACACCATTTAGTATGATGTTAAATTTAATTGATGGGGTTTTTGCGCTTATGGCAATTCCAACAATGTTAGCTACTATAATAATGGCACCTAGGGTTGTAAAAGAAATAAAGTTGTATAAGAATAGAATAAAATTAAAATAG